In Tachysurus fulvidraco isolate hzauxx_2018 chromosome 1, HZAU_PFXX_2.0, whole genome shotgun sequence, a single window of DNA contains:
- the samd7 gene encoding sterile alpha motif domain-containing protein 7 isoform X1: MTPRDQLRKMSALGEQDDKHWYRLVNSISVGELRQRQEMMMRNPMALNPQVLSQTQQRLQLEPRFIDRELVPPTDMVSSSENRHLAPPLPPHSTVLTGRAFSSSGGYGFLPPDSMETVARRQEILHKQNIARLEMNAILQQKELENQQKTLLSNMENPLVFQHITHPGPAVFRGRHRLHDNHDVFDLQTNSFLMSGPYPPISTLQRERGRRAGRRAANQKFSDSGAVFQSERNQTEEKNVDESPGGTSGEEKEPEPEGRVETCSEANANAKHQPAKVELTGRRGYRNGEQSKVCVNTQTGCTHTDTANISKDMDKFLFLPTTPFSYMFPLGGNTLLHPAHSNAFLNPDEISAGEDLRKWTVDDVYNFISNIPSCSEQAQMFKDHLIDGETLPLLTEDHLLDTLGLKLGPALKIRSQVLRRMGGALCMAAPPLAPLTLQAPLEKHVERSCDVISPLTCSTELTHSPRGGECETLRPPTGHTPTSRSDTV, from the exons aACTGAGACAGAGgcaggagatgatgatgaggaatCCGATGGCTTTGAACCCACAGGTTTTGTCTCAGACTCAGCAAAGACTGCAGCTCGAGCCACGCTTCAtcgacag ggagctGGTCCCTCCAACTGACATGGTGTCATCCTCTGAGAATCGCCACTTGGCCCCCCCGCTGCCCCCCCACTCCACAGTCCTCACTGGAAGAGCCTTCAGTTCTTCAG GAGGTTATGGCTTCCTCCCACCTGATTCCATGGAAACAGTTGCTAGGCGACAGGAGATCCTCCACAAACAGAACATAGCCAG GTTGGAGATGAACGCCATCCTGCAGCAGAAGGAACTGGAGAACCAGCAGAAGACGTTACTGAGCAACATGGAGAACCCACTGGTGTTCCAGCACATCACACATCCCGGTCCTGCCGTCTTCAGAGGACGTCATCGTCTCCATGACAACCATGACGTCTTTGACCTCCAAACCAACAGCTTCCTGATGTCCGGCCCGTATCCACCAATCAGCACTCTGCAGAGGGAGAGGGGGCGGCGAGCAGGCAGgagagcagccaatcagaagttTTCAGACAGTGGCGCTGTGTTTCAATCAGAGAGGAACCAGACGGAGGAGAAGAACGTGGACGAGAGTCCTGGAGGAACCTCAGGAGAGGAGAAGGAACCAGAACCGGAAGGAAGAGTGGAGACTTGCAGTgaagctaatgctaatgctaaacaTCAGCCAGCTAAAGTGGAGCTAACAGGAAGGAGAGGTTACAGAAATGGAGaacagagtaaagtgtgtgttaacacacaaacaggctgcacacacacagacactgctaACATCAGCAAGGACATGGACAAGTTCCTGTTCCTGCCCACCACACCGTTCTCCTACATGTTCCCCCTGGGAGGGAACACGCTACTGCATCCTG CACACTCTAACGCGTTCCTGAACCCAGATGAGATCTCTGCAGGGGAGGATCTTCGCAAGTGGACGGTTGATGATGTTTATAACTTCATCAGTAACATCCCGAGCTGCTCAGAACAAgctcag ATGTTTAAAGATCACTTGATCGATGGAGAAACTTTACCGCTGCTCACAGAGGATCATCTACTGGACACATTGGGGCTGAAGCTAGGGCCTGCTCTCAAAATACGCTCTCag gtgttaaGACGGATGGGCGGAGCTCTCTGCATGGCTGCCCCACCCCTCGCTCCTCTGACCCTTCAGGCACCTCTGGAGAAACATGTGGAGAGATCATGTGATGTCATTTCCCCTTTAACCTGCAGCACAGAATTAACACACAGCCCCAGAGGGGGTGAGTGTGAGACCCTCAGACCCCCTACTGGGCACACACCCACCTCCAGGAGTGACACGGTCTGA
- the samd7 gene encoding sterile alpha motif domain-containing protein 7 isoform X2, translated as MINTELRQRQEMMMRNPMALNPQVLSQTQQRLQLEPRFIDRELVPPTDMVSSSENRHLAPPLPPHSTVLTGRAFSSSGGYGFLPPDSMETVARRQEILHKQNIARLEMNAILQQKELENQQKTLLSNMENPLVFQHITHPGPAVFRGRHRLHDNHDVFDLQTNSFLMSGPYPPISTLQRERGRRAGRRAANQKFSDSGAVFQSERNQTEEKNVDESPGGTSGEEKEPEPEGRVETCSEANANAKHQPAKVELTGRRGYRNGEQSKVCVNTQTGCTHTDTANISKDMDKFLFLPTTPFSYMFPLGGNTLLHPAHSNAFLNPDEISAGEDLRKWTVDDVYNFISNIPSCSEQAQMFKDHLIDGETLPLLTEDHLLDTLGLKLGPALKIRSQVLRRMGGALCMAAPPLAPLTLQAPLEKHVERSCDVISPLTCSTELTHSPRGGECETLRPPTGHTPTSRSDTV; from the exons aACTGAGACAGAGgcaggagatgatgatgaggaatCCGATGGCTTTGAACCCACAGGTTTTGTCTCAGACTCAGCAAAGACTGCAGCTCGAGCCACGCTTCAtcgacag ggagctGGTCCCTCCAACTGACATGGTGTCATCCTCTGAGAATCGCCACTTGGCCCCCCCGCTGCCCCCCCACTCCACAGTCCTCACTGGAAGAGCCTTCAGTTCTTCAG GAGGTTATGGCTTCCTCCCACCTGATTCCATGGAAACAGTTGCTAGGCGACAGGAGATCCTCCACAAACAGAACATAGCCAG GTTGGAGATGAACGCCATCCTGCAGCAGAAGGAACTGGAGAACCAGCAGAAGACGTTACTGAGCAACATGGAGAACCCACTGGTGTTCCAGCACATCACACATCCCGGTCCTGCCGTCTTCAGAGGACGTCATCGTCTCCATGACAACCATGACGTCTTTGACCTCCAAACCAACAGCTTCCTGATGTCCGGCCCGTATCCACCAATCAGCACTCTGCAGAGGGAGAGGGGGCGGCGAGCAGGCAGgagagcagccaatcagaagttTTCAGACAGTGGCGCTGTGTTTCAATCAGAGAGGAACCAGACGGAGGAGAAGAACGTGGACGAGAGTCCTGGAGGAACCTCAGGAGAGGAGAAGGAACCAGAACCGGAAGGAAGAGTGGAGACTTGCAGTgaagctaatgctaatgctaaacaTCAGCCAGCTAAAGTGGAGCTAACAGGAAGGAGAGGTTACAGAAATGGAGaacagagtaaagtgtgtgttaacacacaaacaggctgcacacacacagacactgctaACATCAGCAAGGACATGGACAAGTTCCTGTTCCTGCCCACCACACCGTTCTCCTACATGTTCCCCCTGGGAGGGAACACGCTACTGCATCCTG CACACTCTAACGCGTTCCTGAACCCAGATGAGATCTCTGCAGGGGAGGATCTTCGCAAGTGGACGGTTGATGATGTTTATAACTTCATCAGTAACATCCCGAGCTGCTCAGAACAAgctcag ATGTTTAAAGATCACTTGATCGATGGAGAAACTTTACCGCTGCTCACAGAGGATCATCTACTGGACACATTGGGGCTGAAGCTAGGGCCTGCTCTCAAAATACGCTCTCag gtgttaaGACGGATGGGCGGAGCTCTCTGCATGGCTGCCCCACCCCTCGCTCCTCTGACCCTTCAGGCACCTCTGGAGAAACATGTGGAGAGATCATGTGATGTCATTTCCCCTTTAACCTGCAGCACAGAATTAACACACAGCCCCAGAGGGGGTGAGTGTGAGACCCTCAGACCCCCTACTGGGCACACACCCACCTCCAGGAGTGACACGGTCTGA